One genomic window of Hymenobacter sp. J193 includes the following:
- a CDS encoding PID-CTERM protein-sorting domain-containing protein: MHLLPHTSHLLRRALLLVGLALLPGLALAQNPDDEGGPAPASPTAVPIDGGASLLLAAGVGLGMARLKKRRA; the protein is encoded by the coding sequence ATGCACCTGCTGCCCCACACTTCCCACCTGCTACGCCGCGCCCTGCTTCTCGTGGGCCTGGCCCTGCTCCCCGGCCTTGCCCTGGCCCAGAACCCCGACGACGAAGGCGGCCCGGCCCCGGCCAGCCCCACGGCCGTGCCCATTGACGGGGGCGCTTCGCTGCTGCTGGCCGCCGGCGTCGGCCTGGGCATGGCCCGCCTGAAAAAGCGCCGCGCCTAG
- a CDS encoding TonB-dependent receptor, producing the protein MLFRYAVLPLLLLPLMLRAQTPPDTLRTVRLPEATVTGYGQQLPLRRTAAAVGVVDAATITRFSPANLTQAVNTLPGVRLEERATASYRLSVRGSTLRSPFGVRNVKVYYNGLPFTEASGSTPLNLLDVATLGRIEVIKGPAGSVYGAGTGGVALFSTRQPTPGVTRAEVGLTVGSFGLRRATVALETADSVQSLRAQYARQTLDGYRQHSALRRDVLTLDGTWRPDAQQTVSAHLLYSDIDYQLPGSLTRAQFEANPRLARPATTTAPGAVEQNAFYASRTALLGGTYEYRFSEQLTLTTTLYGSGSAVRTASVADYERNTQVGGGGRTALGYRTRLAGRVLRLAAGAEAQASFESSRNYRNRGGQPDTLRYDDEIQTSTGFLFAQADWELPAGFLLTAAASYNRLRYRLGRLSGRARTQEEYQLTRSFRPEVSPRLALLKEVTPLVSVYASVSSGFSPPTEEEIRPSDGSLNQALQAERGTSYEVGTRGQLFQNRLSFDVAAYDFQLRQTIVTRSNAQGVQLFYNTGRTRQRGVEAALSGWLWRQATIASASVQNASGPLPMISTTGLRAWASYAYNHYRFGQYAAGGNDFSGNRLTGAAPHTLTAGLDFSERMGFYLSPTLSHQARLPLNDANTTYAAGYWTFGARGGWRRPLPGHLEADVYAGIDNATNRRYSLGNDLNAFGNRYFQPAPGRSYYTGAQLGWRW; encoded by the coding sequence ATGCTTTTTCGCTACGCTGTTCTTCCGCTGCTGCTGTTGCCCCTGATGCTGCGCGCCCAAACGCCCCCCGATACCCTCCGCACCGTGCGCCTGCCCGAAGCCACCGTGACGGGCTACGGCCAGCAGCTGCCCCTGCGCCGCACCGCCGCCGCTGTGGGCGTGGTCGATGCCGCCACTATCACCCGGTTTAGCCCGGCCAACCTCACCCAGGCCGTGAACACGCTGCCGGGCGTGCGGCTGGAGGAGCGGGCCACGGCCAGCTACCGCCTGAGCGTGCGGGGCAGCACGCTCCGCTCCCCGTTTGGCGTGCGCAACGTGAAGGTGTACTACAACGGGCTGCCTTTCACCGAAGCCAGCGGCAGCACCCCCCTCAACCTGCTCGACGTGGCTACCCTGGGGCGCATAGAGGTGATAAAAGGCCCCGCCGGCTCGGTGTATGGAGCCGGCACGGGCGGGGTGGCGCTGTTCTCTACCCGCCAGCCCACGCCCGGCGTCACCCGGGCCGAAGTAGGGCTTACCGTAGGCTCCTTCGGGCTGCGCCGGGCCACCGTGGCGCTGGAAACCGCCGACTCGGTGCAGAGCCTGCGCGCCCAGTACGCCCGCCAGACCCTGGACGGCTACCGCCAGCACAGCGCGCTGCGCCGCGACGTGCTGACCCTGGACGGGACGTGGCGCCCCGACGCCCAGCAAACGGTTTCGGCCCACCTGCTGTATTCCGACATCGACTACCAGCTGCCCGGCTCCCTTACCCGGGCGCAGTTTGAGGCCAACCCCCGGCTGGCCCGGCCCGCCACGACCACCGCGCCCGGTGCCGTGGAGCAAAACGCCTTTTACGCCTCGCGCACGGCCCTGCTTGGCGGCACCTATGAGTACCGCTTCAGCGAGCAACTCACGCTTACGACTACGCTCTACGGTAGCGGAAGCGCCGTGCGCACGGCGTCTGTGGCCGATTATGAGCGCAACACCCAGGTAGGCGGAGGTGGGCGCACGGCCCTGGGCTACCGCACCCGGCTGGCGGGCCGCGTGTTGCGCCTGGCGGCCGGGGCCGAGGCTCAAGCATCCTTCGAAAGCTCCCGCAACTACCGCAACCGCGGCGGCCAGCCCGATACCCTGCGCTACGACGACGAAATCCAAACCAGCACCGGGTTCCTGTTTGCCCAAGCCGACTGGGAGCTGCCCGCCGGCTTCCTGCTGACGGCCGCTGCCAGCTATAACCGCCTACGCTACCGCCTCGGCCGCCTCTCGGGCCGCGCCCGCACCCAGGAGGAATACCAGCTCACGCGCAGCTTCCGCCCGGAGGTGTCGCCGCGCCTGGCTTTGCTGAAGGAGGTGACGCCGCTGGTATCGGTGTACGCCAGCGTGAGTTCGGGCTTCTCGCCGCCCACGGAAGAGGAAATCCGGCCCTCGGATGGCTCCCTGAACCAGGCGCTGCAGGCCGAGCGGGGCACCAGCTACGAGGTAGGTACGCGCGGGCAGCTGTTTCAGAACCGTCTGTCGTTTGATGTAGCGGCGTATGATTTCCAGCTGCGCCAAACCATTGTGACGCGCTCCAACGCGCAGGGTGTGCAGCTGTTCTATAACACTGGCCGCACCCGGCAGCGCGGGGTAGAGGCAGCCCTCAGCGGCTGGCTGTGGCGACAGGCAACAATTGCCAGCGCTTCAGTTCAAAACGCAAGTGGGCCGTTGCCAATGATTTCAACTACCGGCCTGCGCGCCTGGGCCAGCTATGCCTATAACCACTACCGCTTCGGGCAGTACGCGGCGGGCGGCAACGACTTCAGCGGCAACCGCCTCACCGGGGCCGCCCCGCACACGCTCACGGCCGGCCTCGATTTCTCGGAACGCATGGGCTTTTACCTCAGCCCCACGCTCAGCCACCAGGCCCGCCTCCCGCTCAACGATGCCAACACAACCTACGCAGCTGGTTACTGGACGTTTGGAGCGCGGGGTGGGTGGCGCCGCCCGCTGCCGGGCCACCTGGAAGCCGACGTATACGCGGGAATCGACAATGCCACCAACCGGCGCTACAGCCTGGGCAACGACCTGAACGCCTTTGGGAACCGGTATTTCCAGCCCGCGCCGGGCCGCAGCTACTATACCGGGGCGCAGCTGGGGTGGCGCTGGTAG